From the genome of Gavia stellata isolate bGavSte3 chromosome 3, bGavSte3.hap2, whole genome shotgun sequence, one region includes:
- the RBM24 gene encoding RNA-binding protein 24 isoform X2 — translation MHTTQKDTTYTKIFVGGLPYHTTDSSLRKYFEVFGDIEEAVVITDRQTGKSRGYGFVTMADRAAAERACKDPNPIIDGRKANVNLAYLGAKPRIMQPGFAFGVQQLHPALIQRPFGIPAHYVYPQAFVQPGVVIPHVQPAAAAASTTPYIDYTGAAYAQYSAAAAAYEQYPYAASPAAAAGYVAAGGYGYAVQQPITAAAPGTAAAAAAAFGQYQPQQLQTDRMQ, via the exons ATGCACACGACGCAGAAGGACACCACTTACACCAAGATCTTCGTCGGGGGCTTGCCCTACCACACCACCGACTCCAGCCTGCGCAAGTACTTCGAGGTCTTCGGGGACATCGAGGAGGCGGTGGTCATCACCGACCGGCAGACGGGCAAGTCCCGGGGATACGGCTTT GTCACCATGGCcgacagagctgctgctgaaagggcCTGTAAAGACCCCAACCCCATCATCGATGGCAGGAAAGCCAACGTGAACCTGGCGTACCTGGGTGCCAAGCCGCGGATAATGCAGCCAG GTTTTGCCTTTGGTGTCCAGCAGCTTCATCCAGCTCTCATACAGAGGCCTTTTGG GATACCTGCTCACTATGTCTATCCACAGGCTTTTGTGCAGCCCGGAGTGGTAATTCCCCACGTTCAGCCCGCAGCAGCCGCTGCTTCCACTACGCCCTACATCGATTACACCGGAGCTGCGTATGCCCAGTACTCGGCCGCCGCGGCCGCCTATGAGCAGTACCCGTACGCCGCCTCACCGGCTGCCGCTGCCGGGTACGTGGCGGCGGGGGGCTATGGCTACGCGGTGCAGCAGCCCATCACCGCAGCAGCGCCTGGGACGGCTGCTGCAGCCGCTGCCGCTTTTGGCCAGTACCAGCCCCAACAGCTGCAGACAGACCGTATGCAATAG
- the RBM24 gene encoding RNA-binding protein 24 isoform X3 — MHTTQKDTTYTKIFVGGLPYHTTDSSLRKYFEVFGDIEEAVVITDRQTGKSRGYGFVTMADRAAAERACKDPNPIIDGRKANVNLAYLGAKPRIMQPGFAFGVQQLHPALIQRPFGNKQAGTKQDISGLIIKTGYLLTMSIHRLLCSPEW, encoded by the exons ATGCACACGACGCAGAAGGACACCACTTACACCAAGATCTTCGTCGGGGGCTTGCCCTACCACACCACCGACTCCAGCCTGCGCAAGTACTTCGAGGTCTTCGGGGACATCGAGGAGGCGGTGGTCATCACCGACCGGCAGACGGGCAAGTCCCGGGGATACGGCTTT GTCACCATGGCcgacagagctgctgctgaaagggcCTGTAAAGACCCCAACCCCATCATCGATGGCAGGAAAGCCAACGTGAACCTGGCGTACCTGGGTGCCAAGCCGCGGATAATGCAGCCAG GTTTTGCCTTTGGTGTCCAGCAGCTTCATCCAGCTCTCATACAGAGGCCTTTTGG AAATAAACAAGCTGGCACAAAACAGGACATCAGTGGCCTGATAATCAAAACAG GATACCTGCTCACTATGTCTATCCACAGGCTTTTGTGCAGCCCGGAGTGGTAA
- the RBM24 gene encoding RNA-binding protein 24 isoform X1, which produces MHTTQKDTTYTKIFVGGLPYHTTDSSLRKYFEVFGDIEEAVVITDRQTGKSRGYGFVSAGARGRAGGAAGAGGGGSGGAGGRLPSPVKVTMADRAAAERACKDPNPIIDGRKANVNLAYLGAKPRIMQPGFAFGVQQLHPALIQRPFGIPAHYVYPQAFVQPGVVIPHVQPAAAAASTTPYIDYTGAAYAQYSAAAAAYEQYPYAASPAAAAGYVAAGGYGYAVQQPITAAAPGTAAAAAAAFGQYQPQQLQTDRMQ; this is translated from the exons ATGCACACGACGCAGAAGGACACCACTTACACCAAGATCTTCGTCGGGGGCTTGCCCTACCACACCACCGACTCCAGCCTGCGCAAGTACTTCGAGGTCTTCGGGGACATCGAGGAGGCGGTGGTCATCACCGACCGGCAGACGGGCAAGTCCCGGGGATACGGCTTTGTAAGTgccggggcgcggggcagggcggggggagcggcgggggccgggggaggcggcTCGGGAGGGGCAGGTGGACGGCTGC CATCGCCCGTTAAGGTCACCATGGCcgacagagctgctgctgaaagggcCTGTAAAGACCCCAACCCCATCATCGATGGCAGGAAAGCCAACGTGAACCTGGCGTACCTGGGTGCCAAGCCGCGGATAATGCAGCCAG GTTTTGCCTTTGGTGTCCAGCAGCTTCATCCAGCTCTCATACAGAGGCCTTTTGG GATACCTGCTCACTATGTCTATCCACAGGCTTTTGTGCAGCCCGGAGTGGTAATTCCCCACGTTCAGCCCGCAGCAGCCGCTGCTTCCACTACGCCCTACATCGATTACACCGGAGCTGCGTATGCCCAGTACTCGGCCGCCGCGGCCGCCTATGAGCAGTACCCGTACGCCGCCTCACCGGCTGCCGCTGCCGGGTACGTGGCGGCGGGGGGCTATGGCTACGCGGTGCAGCAGCCCATCACCGCAGCAGCGCCTGGGACGGCTGCTGCAGCCGCTGCCGCTTTTGGCCAGTACCAGCCCCAACAGCTGCAGACAGACCGTATGCAATAG